One Alosa alosa isolate M-15738 ecotype Scorff River chromosome 22, AALO_Geno_1.1, whole genome shotgun sequence DNA segment encodes these proteins:
- the LOC125287785 gene encoding uncharacterized protein LOC125287785 has protein sequence MLCSLEEMASVGSETGTRANGLLERFQKGKTVLGLLVASEVLGELECLNKSLQKQSQTIMQAAVDYASTNLQGKRSEEKFSEVFEKAVTMVDSLGIEPIQLPHQRNPPKRFTSGASQHKPKTPEEYYRVEFFKVLDSLDIQFKERFNQPDLQKLKQMENVLLTGQMNDVIVQYPEINKDILKVQLPMFLSKHTITSSDEAACILKAMPSEVRGLFDEVEKLVRLLLVVPVASAEAEQSFSALTRLKTWLRSTMSQQRLNNVTVCHVHQQALDKVDYNNVGQQFVSVNDRRRDLFGKFR, from the coding sequence ATGTTGTGTAGTTTGGAGGAAATGGCCTCAGTTGGTTCTGAAACTGGCACTAGAGCCAATGGTCTCCTAGAACGCTTCCAGAAGGGAAAGACTGTTCTTGGACTGCTGGTAGCATCAGAGGTGTTGGGAGAGCTTGAGTGCTTAAACAAATCATTGCAAAAGCAGTCCCAAACAATTATGCAAGCTGCTGTTGACTATGCTAGTACAAATCTTCAAGGGAAAAGGAGTGAGGAAAAGTTTTCAGAAGTGTTTGAGAAGGCAGTGACAATGGTAGACTCCCTGGGAATTGAACCTATTCAACTCCCTCATCAAAGAAATCCCCCCAAAAGATTCACTAGCGGGGCTAGTCAGCATAAGCCCAAAACACCAGAGGAGTACTATAGAGTAGAATTTTTCAAGGTGTTGGACAGTTTGGACATTCAATTCAAGGAACGGTTTAACCAACCAGACTTACAGAAACTGAAACAGATGGAGAATGTTCTCCTCACTGGGCAGATGAATGATGTGATTGTACAGTATCCAGAGATAAACAAGGATATTTTGAAGGTTCAACTACCAATGTTTCTTTCGAAGCATACAATCACGTCAAGTGATGAAGCTGCATGCATTCTGAAAGCAATGCCAAGTGAGGTGAGAGGCTTATTTGATGAGGTTGAGAAGCTTGTTAGGTTGTTGTTGGTCGTCCCTGTGGCCTCAGCTGAAGCTGAACAAAGCTTTAGTGCACTGACAAGACTGAAAACTTGGCTACGATCTACTATGTCTCAACAGCGCCTTAATAATGTAACTGTATGCCATGTGCATCAACAGGCCCTTGACAAAGTGGACTATAACAATGTAGGCCAACAGTTTGTATCTGTAAATGACAGACGTAGGGATCTGTTTGGAAAGTTTAGATAA